A window from Moritella yayanosii encodes these proteins:
- a CDS encoding GGDEF domain-containing protein, which yields MSKKLFALSAQYFKKAMPLMIQYQIPTTPTNYALWYHYVSDNNSALKKQLDEKIALHGTCTPAASEELYQRFIVDKREQELSQLRSELDAMTNELSSSLHDTLNDTNEFDRMLNKCLNELSGVEEDGFSIEKTLSAVRELVKESHDVRSSTRHFKSQLHEAQIEIAQLRETLLKTQHDAMHDSLTGLLNRRVFSKEIETFCSNPSLNRNFSILMVDIDNFKAFNDDYGHQLGDQVLKVIAKRIADSCQEGEQVFRYGGEEFVLILPNKTFTIARQNAESIRRAIERLSIRDKRTGKVIDNITVSIGVSENKPRDTSHEILTRADQQLYEAKRLGRNRVMPMPR from the coding sequence ATGTCGAAAAAACTCTTTGCCTTATCTGCTCAATACTTCAAAAAAGCTATGCCGCTGATGATCCAGTATCAAATTCCAACGACGCCAACCAACTACGCGCTGTGGTATCACTATGTTTCTGATAATAATAGTGCATTAAAAAAGCAGCTCGATGAGAAAATCGCCCTACACGGCACTTGCACACCAGCCGCGAGTGAAGAACTCTACCAACGCTTTATTGTTGATAAACGCGAACAAGAGCTGAGCCAATTACGCAGTGAACTCGATGCGATGACCAATGAATTGAGTAGCTCATTACACGATACCCTGAATGATACCAATGAATTTGATCGGATGTTGAATAAATGTTTGAACGAATTATCTGGTGTTGAAGAAGATGGGTTTTCGATCGAAAAAACATTATCGGCCGTCCGTGAGCTAGTAAAAGAGTCCCATGATGTACGCTCATCAACACGCCATTTCAAAAGCCAATTGCACGAAGCGCAAATCGAAATTGCACAATTACGTGAAACCTTATTAAAAACGCAACATGATGCCATGCACGATAGCCTAACAGGGCTGCTTAACCGCCGAGTATTTAGTAAAGAAATTGAAACCTTTTGCAGTAACCCAAGTTTAAACCGTAATTTTTCGATCTTAATGGTCGATATCGATAACTTTAAAGCCTTTAACGATGATTATGGCCACCAACTCGGAGACCAAGTATTAAAAGTCATTGCCAAACGCATCGCAGATAGCTGTCAGGAAGGTGAGCAAGTATTCCGCTATGGTGGCGAAGAGTTTGTACTTATTTTACCCAATAAAACCTTTACCATTGCCCGTCAGAATGCCGAATCTATTCGCCGTGCGATTGAACGTTTAAGTATTCGAGACAAAAGAACAGGTAAAGTTATTGATAATATTACTGTTTCTATCGGGGTGAGTGAGAATAAACCACGCGATACCAGTCATGAGATCCTAACGCGAGCCGATCAACAGCTATATGAAGCAAAGCGTCTTGGCCGGAATCGGGTCATGCCAATGCCACGTTAA
- a CDS encoding TatD family hydrolase: MKELIDSHCHLDFADFNSDLIAVLNRARDKGVQYFLVPGIGAHNWQAVLALAHQHDGVYPALGIHPYFLADFDVNHLQLLDEYLATEQDIVAVGEFGLDKAVDFPFAQQLQICKQQLVLAKQYDLPVILHCRKAHNELIQLLQQAKLPRGGVIHGFSGSTQLGMQYIKLGFKLGIGGVITYPRAAKTRQAVSELPLSSLLLETDSPDMPILGYQGSRNEPANITKVLHSLVELRQEPAELIVKTNLRTFTELFLS; the protein is encoded by the coding sequence GTGAAAGAGCTAATCGACAGTCACTGCCATTTAGATTTCGCCGACTTTAATAGCGATCTAATCGCGGTGTTAAACCGAGCGAGGGATAAGGGGGTTCAGTACTTTTTGGTACCTGGTATTGGCGCGCATAATTGGCAGGCGGTCTTGGCGTTGGCCCATCAGCATGACGGCGTTTATCCGGCATTAGGTATCCATCCGTATTTTCTGGCGGACTTCGACGTCAATCATTTGCAATTACTTGATGAATATTTAGCCACAGAGCAAGATATTGTTGCTGTTGGTGAATTTGGGTTAGATAAAGCGGTCGACTTTCCGTTCGCACAACAACTGCAGATCTGTAAGCAGCAACTCGTATTAGCTAAGCAATATGATTTACCGGTTATTTTACATTGCCGTAAAGCCCATAACGAGCTGATTCAATTATTGCAACAGGCGAAATTACCCCGTGGCGGGGTTATCCACGGCTTTAGTGGTAGTACCCAACTGGGTATGCAATATATTAAACTCGGGTTTAAGTTGGGGATCGGTGGGGTGATCACCTATCCAAGAGCGGCAAAAACGCGGCAAGCGGTCAGTGAATTACCGTTATCGTCACTATTGTTGGAAACAGACTCGCCAGATATGCCTATATTGGGCTATCAAGGAAGTCGTAATGAACCAGCCAATATTACAAAAGTGTTACATTCTCTGGTTGAATTACGCCAAGAGCCTGCAGAATTAATTGTAAAAACCAATTTGCGTACGTTTACCGAGCTATTTTTGTCGTAA
- a CDS encoding NupC/NupG family nucleoside CNT transporter — protein sequence MNFVMGIVGVFVLLGLAVLLSDNRKAINLRTVGGAFAIQVAIGAFILYVPFGKELLQGLSTGVANVIAYGNEGIQFLFGDLARFKLGFIFAINVLPVIVFFSSLIAVLYYIGVMSIVINFVGGGLQKFLGTSRSESLSATANIFVGQTEAPLVVRPFIKSMTKSELFAVMVGGLASIAGSVLAGYAGLGIKIEYLVAASFMAAPGGLLMAKIIKPETETPKETLDDLDDSDEDKPANVLDAAAAGASSGMMLALNVGAMLIAFVGLIALANGITGGIGAWFDMPELTIQMILGWVFSPLAFVIGVPWHEAVAAGSFIGQKLVVNEFVAFLDFVSYIKNNELSEHTQIIISFALCGFANFSSIAILLGGLGSLAPTRRSDIASMGIKAVLAASLANLMSAALAGLFLA from the coding sequence ATGAATTTTGTAATGGGTATTGTAGGCGTTTTCGTTCTACTCGGCTTAGCTGTACTGTTATCTGATAACAGAAAAGCAATTAACCTTCGCACTGTGGGTGGCGCATTTGCTATCCAGGTTGCTATTGGTGCCTTTATTTTGTACGTTCCTTTCGGTAAAGAGTTACTGCAGGGTCTATCAACGGGTGTTGCCAACGTCATTGCCTATGGTAATGAAGGTATTCAGTTCTTATTTGGTGACTTAGCCAGATTCAAACTTGGTTTTATCTTTGCGATTAATGTATTGCCCGTTATCGTGTTCTTCTCTTCATTGATCGCGGTATTATATTATATTGGTGTGATGAGCATAGTGATCAACTTCGTTGGTGGCGGTCTACAAAAATTTCTCGGTACGAGCCGCTCAGAATCACTGTCTGCAACAGCAAATATCTTTGTTGGCCAAACGGAAGCGCCATTGGTAGTGCGTCCGTTTATTAAATCAATGACTAAATCAGAACTATTCGCAGTGATGGTGGGTGGTCTGGCATCTATTGCTGGTTCAGTATTAGCAGGTTACGCTGGTTTAGGTATTAAAATTGAGTACTTGGTCGCGGCGTCATTCATGGCTGCACCGGGTGGTCTATTAATGGCTAAAATCATTAAACCCGAAACGGAAACACCAAAAGAAACGCTTGATGATCTTGATGATAGTGATGAAGACAAACCAGCAAACGTACTCGACGCGGCCGCTGCGGGTGCTTCTTCAGGAATGATGTTGGCGCTTAATGTGGGTGCCATGTTAATTGCATTCGTTGGTTTGATTGCATTAGCAAATGGTATTACCGGGGGTATCGGTGCTTGGTTCGATATGCCAGAATTAACGATTCAAATGATCTTAGGTTGGGTATTCTCACCACTGGCATTCGTCATCGGCGTGCCATGGCATGAAGCGGTCGCAGCGGGTAGCTTCATCGGTCAAAAACTGGTAGTGAATGAGTTTGTGGCGTTCCTAGATTTCGTTAGCTACATTAAAAACAACGAACTATCTGAGCATACTCAAATCATCATCTCATTTGCACTGTGTGGTTTTGCTAACTTCTCATCTATCGCAATCTTACTCGGTGGTTTAGGTAGCTTAGCGCCTACACGCCGTTCAGACATTGCCAGTATGGGTATAAAAGCAGTACTTGCTGCTTCGCTCGCTAACTTAATGAGTGCTGCATTAGCGGGTCTATTCTTAGCTTAA
- a CDS encoding NupC/NupG family nucleoside CNT transporter, with protein sequence MNFIMGIVGIFVLLGLAVLLSDNRKAINLRTVGGAFAIQVAIGAFILYVPFGKELLQGLSTGVANVIAYGNEGIQFLFGDLARFKLGFIFAINVLPVIVFFSSLIAVLYYIGVMSIVINFVGGGLQKLLGTSRSESLSATANIFVGQTEAPLVVRPFIKSMTKSELFAVMVGGLASIAGSVLAGYAGLGIKIEYLVAASFMAAPGGLLMAKIIKPETETPKETLDDLDDSDEDKPANVLDAAAAGASSGMMLALNVGAMLIAFVGLIALANGITGGIGAWFDMPELTIQMILGWVFSPLAFVIGVPWHEAVAAGSFIGQKLVVNEFVAFLDFVSYIKNNELSEHTQIIISFALCGFANFSSIAILLGGLGSLAPSRRSDIASMGIKAVLAASLANLMSAALAGLFLA encoded by the coding sequence ATGAATTTTATTATGGGTATTGTAGGCATATTTGTCCTACTCGGGTTGGCGGTTCTGTTATCAGATAACAGAAAAGCAATTAACCTTCGCACCGTGGGTGGCGCATTTGCTATCCAGGTTGCTATTGGTGCCTTTATTTTGTACGTTCCTTTCGGTAAAGAGTTACTGCAGGGTCTATCAACGGGTGTCGCCAACGTCATTGCCTATGGTAATGAAGGTATTCAGTTCTTATTTGGTGACTTAGCCAGATTCAAACTTGGTTTCATCTTTGCGATTAACGTATTGCCCGTTATCGTGTTCTTCTCTTCATTGATCGCAGTATTATATTATATCGGTGTGATGAGCATAGTGATCAACTTTGTTGGTGGCGGCTTACAAAAACTATTAGGTACAAGTCGTTCAGAATCACTGTCTGCAACGGCAAATATCTTTGTTGGTCAAACTGAAGCGCCACTGGTTGTGCGTCCGTTCATTAAATCAATGACTAAATCAGAACTATTTGCGGTGATGGTGGGTGGTCTGGCATCTATTGCTGGTTCAGTATTAGCGGGTTATGCTGGTTTGGGTATTAAAATTGAGTACTTGGTCGCAGCGTCATTCATGGCTGCACCGGGTGGTCTATTAATGGCTAAAATCATTAAACCCGAAACGGAAACACCAAAAGAAACGCTTGATGATCTTGATGATAGTGATGAAGACAAACCAGCAAACGTACTCGACGCGGCCGCTGCGGGTGCTTCTTCAGGAATGATGTTGGCGCTTAATGTGGGTGCCATGTTAATTGCATTCGTTGGTTTGATTGCATTAGCAAATGGTATTACCGGGGGTATCGGTGCTTGGTTCGATATGCCAGAATTAACGATTCAAATGATCTTAGGTTGGGTATTCTCACCACTGGCATTCGTCATCGGCGTGCCATGGCATGAAGCGGTCGCAGCGGGTAGCTTCATCGGTCAAAAACTGGTAGTGAATGAGTTTGTGGCGTTCCTAGATTTCGTTAGCTACATTAAAAACAACGAACTATCTGAGCATACTCAAATCATCATCTCATTTGCACTGTGTGGTTTTGCTAACTTCTCATCGATTGCCATTTTACTGGGTGGTTTAGGTAGCTTAGCACCGTCACGTCGTTCAGACATTGCCAGCATGGGGATCAAAGCGGTACTTGCTGCTTCGCTCGCTAACTTAATGAGTGCTGCACTCGCGGGTTTATTCTTAGCTTAA
- the deoC gene encoding deoxyribose-phosphate aldolase, whose translation MSNFKVAAQRALSMMDLTTLNDDDTDAKVIELCYKAKSAAGNTAAVCIYPRFVPIARKTLNAIGAETVKIATVTNFPHGNDDVAIAVAETKAAVAYGADEVDVVFPYRALMAGNAEVGFELVKACKAACPANVQLKVIVETGELKTEALIRQASEIAIDAGADFIKTSTGKVPVNATLEFAKIMLTVISEKNTDVGFKPAGGVKNAEQAGEYLALAESILGQDWVSPAKFRFGASSLLANLLAELELAEKAADNSGY comes from the coding sequence ATGAGTAACTTTAAAGTAGCAGCACAACGTGCATTAAGCATGATGGATCTAACCACGCTGAATGATGATGATACCGATGCAAAAGTCATCGAACTGTGTTATAAAGCAAAAAGCGCCGCGGGTAATACTGCCGCTGTTTGTATCTATCCTCGTTTTGTCCCTATCGCCCGTAAAACACTGAATGCAATTGGTGCTGAAACCGTAAAGATTGCCACAGTAACAAATTTCCCCCACGGTAACGATGATGTTGCTATCGCCGTGGCAGAAACCAAAGCCGCTGTTGCCTACGGCGCTGATGAAGTTGACGTAGTATTCCCCTACCGCGCCCTAATGGCGGGTAATGCCGAAGTTGGTTTTGAACTTGTTAAAGCCTGTAAAGCCGCCTGTCCTGCAAACGTACAGCTTAAAGTTATCGTTGAAACTGGCGAACTTAAGACCGAAGCACTCATCCGTCAAGCGAGCGAAATCGCAATTGATGCCGGTGCAGACTTCATTAAAACATCAACAGGTAAAGTGCCTGTAAATGCCACACTCGAATTTGCTAAGATTATGCTTACTGTGATCAGCGAGAAAAACACCGATGTTGGTTTCAAACCCGCTGGCGGTGTTAAAAATGCTGAACAAGCAGGTGAATACCTGGCACTCGCAGAATCAATTCTAGGTCAAGACTGGGTTTCTCCAGCAAAATTCCGTTTCGGTGCTTCAAGTTTACTTGCTAACTTATTAGCTGAGCTTGAATTAGCTGAGAAAGCAGCTGACAACAGCGGTTACTAA
- the deoA gene encoding thymidine phosphorylase, translating into MFIPQEIIRRKRNGDELTRAEIEYFVNGIADNSISEGQIAAFAMATYFNDMTMDERIAITTAMRDSGEVLNWDAMQLNGPIVDKHSTGGVGDVISLMLGPMVAACGGFVPMISGRGLGHTGGTLDKLDAIPGYQTTVDNAQFRQVVKASGVAIVGQSANLAPADKRFYGIRDITATVESISLITASILSKKLAAGLDALVMDVKSGSGAFMPTHEQSVELAKSIVSVANGAGCKTSALITDMNQVLASSAGNAIEVREAVRFLTGEYRNPRLLAVTMALCVEMLVSANLATNADDAQHKLQAVLDNGKAAELFGSMVTGLGGPADFVDNYDLHLPKTDIIRPVFATQSGYLTKMDTRGFGMAVVAMGGGRRVATDQIDYAVGLSDIAALGQQLDAHTPVAMVHARSEAQFDAAQAEILQSIHIGDTRPAVSVDVYQQIRLSDV; encoded by the coding sequence ATGTTTATACCGCAAGAAATTATTCGCCGTAAACGTAATGGTGACGAATTAACGCGTGCTGAAATTGAATATTTTGTTAATGGTATTGCTGATAACAGTATCTCGGAAGGACAAATTGCCGCCTTTGCGATGGCCACGTATTTTAATGATATGACCATGGATGAGCGTATTGCCATTACCACGGCGATGCGTGATTCGGGTGAAGTATTAAATTGGGATGCGATGCAACTTAATGGTCCTATCGTGGATAAACATTCAACGGGTGGCGTTGGTGATGTTATTTCACTGATGCTTGGTCCTATGGTGGCGGCGTGTGGTGGTTTTGTACCGATGATCTCAGGCCGTGGCCTAGGTCATACCGGTGGTACATTAGATAAACTGGATGCGATCCCAGGTTATCAAACCACCGTGGATAATGCGCAATTCCGTCAAGTAGTAAAAGCCAGTGGGGTGGCGATAGTCGGTCAATCGGCAAACTTAGCCCCGGCAGATAAACGCTTCTACGGTATTCGCGATATTACCGCGACAGTAGAGTCTATCTCGTTGATCACCGCGTCAATTTTATCGAAGAAACTCGCGGCTGGTCTGGATGCGCTAGTGATGGATGTTAAATCGGGCAGTGGTGCATTCATGCCTACTCACGAGCAATCTGTTGAACTTGCTAAAAGTATTGTTTCTGTTGCTAATGGCGCCGGGTGTAAAACATCGGCATTAATTACTGACATGAACCAAGTATTGGCAAGCAGTGCCGGTAATGCGATTGAAGTGCGTGAAGCGGTGCGGTTCCTAACGGGTGAATACCGCAATCCTCGTTTGCTTGCTGTTACTATGGCACTGTGTGTGGAAATGTTGGTGTCAGCAAATCTGGCGACAAATGCGGATGATGCCCAGCATAAATTACAAGCCGTATTAGATAACGGTAAAGCAGCGGAATTATTTGGTTCTATGGTTACCGGGTTAGGCGGACCAGCAGATTTTGTTGACAACTATGATCTACACTTACCAAAAACAGACATTATTCGCCCCGTATTTGCAACGCAAAGTGGTTATCTAACCAAAATGGATACCCGTGGTTTCGGTATGGCCGTTGTTGCTATGGGTGGTGGTCGTCGGGTGGCGACAGATCAAATTGATTATGCGGTTGGTTTATCTGATATTGCCGCACTGGGCCAGCAGTTAGATGCACACACCCCCGTTGCTATGGTACATGCTCGCAGTGAAGCACAGTTTGATGCTGCCCAAGCAGAGATCTTGCAATCGATTCATATCGGTGACACGCGACCTGCAGTAAGCGTAGATGTTTATCAACAAATTCGACTTTCTGATGTCTAA
- a CDS encoding phosphopentomutase, which translates to MKRTIILMLDSLGIGASADADKFGDVGSNTFGHIAQWCAEGKANDGREGPLHIPNLTKLGLAHACADSVGTFPAGLDESVEVIGAYGYAQELSTGKDTPSGHWEIAGVPVLFDWGYFTDTENSFPQELLDQLVEQADLPGYLGNCHSSGTEILEQLGAEHMASGKPIFYTSADSVFQIACHEESFGLERLLKLCELARELLEPYNIGRVIARPFIGSDKSNFARTGNRRDYSVLPPAPTLLDRMVESGGEVVSVGKIADIYAHQGITKKVKATGLEALFDLTLEQVKQAGDQTIVFTNFVDFDSSWGHRRDVAGYAKGLEYFDTRLPELLAILEEGDVLVLTADHGCDPTAPGTDHTREHIPVIFYGHNVPKGPLGLRDTFADIGQSIAAYHGLPKLDYGTSFL; encoded by the coding sequence ATGAAACGTACAATTATATTAATGTTGGATTCATTGGGCATTGGTGCTTCGGCCGATGCGGATAAATTTGGTGATGTAGGCAGCAATACCTTTGGTCACATCGCCCAGTGGTGTGCAGAGGGTAAAGCCAATGACGGTCGTGAAGGCCCGCTGCATATTCCTAACTTAACTAAACTTGGGCTTGCGCATGCATGTGCCGATAGTGTGGGTACATTCCCTGCTGGTTTAGATGAAAGTGTCGAGGTGATTGGTGCATACGGTTACGCACAAGAGCTATCAACAGGTAAAGACACGCCCAGTGGCCACTGGGAAATAGCCGGCGTACCGGTATTGTTTGATTGGGGTTATTTTACGGATACTGAAAACAGCTTCCCACAAGAATTGCTGGATCAGTTAGTTGAACAAGCAGATTTACCGGGTTATTTAGGTAACTGTCATTCTTCAGGTACTGAGATCTTAGAACAGTTGGGTGCAGAGCACATGGCGTCTGGCAAACCAATTTTCTATACCTCGGCAGACAGCGTATTCCAAATTGCTTGTCACGAAGAGAGCTTTGGTCTTGAGCGTCTGCTTAAGTTATGCGAATTAGCCCGTGAATTATTAGAACCGTACAACATTGGCCGTGTCATCGCCCGTCCATTTATCGGCAGTGATAAGAGCAATTTCGCTCGTACTGGTAATCGTCGTGATTATTCGGTATTACCGCCAGCGCCAACCTTACTTGATCGTATGGTCGAATCGGGTGGTGAAGTGGTGAGTGTGGGTAAAATTGCCGACATTTATGCGCACCAAGGAATTACTAAAAAAGTCAAAGCAACCGGCCTAGAAGCGCTGTTTGATCTGACGTTAGAGCAGGTTAAGCAAGCCGGCGATCAAACCATCGTATTCACTAACTTTGTTGATTTTGACTCCTCTTGGGGACACCGTCGCGACGTCGCTGGTTACGCAAAAGGGCTAGAGTATTTTGATACGCGTTTACCTGAGTTATTAGCCATTCTAGAGGAAGGTGATGTGCTGGTATTAACCGCCGATCATGGTTGTGATCCTACTGCACCGGGCACGGATCATACCCGTGAACATATCCCCGTGATCTTTTATGGTCACAATGTACCAAAAGGTCCACTGGGTTTACGTGACACATTTGCCGATATTGGTCAGTCAATCGCAGCTTATCACGGCTTACCAAAACTTGATTACGGTACCAGCTTTTTATAA
- the deoD gene encoding purine-nucleoside phosphorylase: protein MATPHINAEQGDFAETVLFPGDPLRAKYIAETFLEDVKQVNDVRNMLGFTGTYKGTRISVMGSGMGIPSCSIYAKELITEYGVKNLIRIGSCGAISTDVKVRDVVIGMGACTDSAVNRARFDGYDFAAIASWELLSKVTRAAKACNIEVKVGNIFSADLFYTPKPELFDTMEKLGILGVEMEAAGLYGVAAEFGANAICICTVSDHIRTGEVTTAEERQLTFNDMIIMALESVLIED from the coding sequence ATGGCAACTCCACATATTAATGCAGAACAAGGTGATTTCGCTGAAACGGTACTATTCCCAGGTGATCCACTCCGCGCTAAATACATCGCAGAAACATTTCTAGAAGACGTGAAACAAGTCAATGACGTGCGTAACATGTTAGGTTTCACTGGTACTTACAAAGGTACACGTATCTCGGTGATGGGGTCAGGAATGGGGATCCCATCTTGCTCTATTTATGCCAAAGAATTGATCACTGAATACGGGGTTAAAAACCTGATCCGTATTGGTAGCTGTGGCGCGATCAGCACCGACGTGAAAGTACGTGACGTGGTGATCGGCATGGGTGCATGTACCGATTCTGCGGTTAACCGTGCACGTTTTGACGGATATGATTTCGCCGCTATCGCATCATGGGAACTGCTAAGCAAAGTAACCCGTGCGGCTAAAGCCTGTAACATCGAGGTGAAAGTAGGTAACATCTTCTCTGCTGATTTATTCTATACACCAAAACCAGAATTATTTGATACGATGGAAAAATTAGGCATACTTGGTGTAGAAATGGAAGCGGCTGGCCTGTACGGCGTGGCGGCTGAATTCGGCGCAAATGCTATCTGTATCTGTACTGTATCTGATCATATCCGTACAGGTGAAGTAACGACTGCTGAAGAACGTCAATTAACCTTCAATGACATGATCATCATGGCATTAGAGTCTGTGTTAATCGAAGACTAA
- the ettA gene encoding energy-dependent translational throttle protein EttA has product MAPQFIYSMHRVGKIVPPKRHILKDISLSFYPGAKIGVLGLNGSGKSSLLRIMAGVDQDFEGEARPLAGTKIGYLPQEPVLDLEKTVREVVEEAISELKEAMAGLDQVYADYAEPDADFDKLAKKQEQFEAIIQAQDGHNIENQLERAADALRLPDWDKKIKLLSGGERRRVAICRLLLEKPDMLLLDEPTNHLDAESVAWLERFLHDYEGTVVAITHDRYFLDNVAGWILELDRGEGIPWEGNYSSWLEQKNARLAQESSKESARKKSIEKELEWVRSNPKGRQAKSKARMARFEELNQPDYQRRNETNELYIPPGERLGDKVIEVKNLCKAYDGRVLIDDLSFSMPKGAIVGIIGPNGAGKSTLFKMLDGSESPDSGSISLGESVKLASVDQFRDHMNGDNTVWQELSGGLDTIKIGNFEMSSRAYCSRFNFKGTDQQKRVGQLSGGERGRLHLAKLLQVGGNVLLLDEPTNDLDIETLRALEEAILEFPGCAMVISHDRWFLDRIATHILDYRDEGQVNFYEGNYTDYEAWLKKTLGPEAMQPHRIKYKRIS; this is encoded by the coding sequence ATGGCTCCTCAGTTCATCTATTCGATGCATCGTGTTGGCAAAATTGTGCCACCGAAGCGTCACATTCTTAAAGACATCTCGCTTAGTTTTTATCCTGGCGCTAAGATCGGCGTGTTGGGTCTAAACGGCTCAGGTAAATCAAGCCTGTTACGTATTATGGCTGGCGTAGATCAAGATTTTGAAGGTGAAGCGCGTCCTCTCGCCGGTACTAAAATCGGTTACTTGCCGCAAGAACCAGTACTGGATCTAGAAAAGACAGTGCGTGAAGTCGTTGAAGAAGCGATTTCAGAGCTAAAAGAGGCAATGGCTGGTCTTGACCAGGTTTATGCCGATTACGCCGAACCGGATGCAGATTTTGATAAGCTAGCCAAGAAACAAGAACAATTCGAAGCGATCATTCAAGCACAAGATGGTCACAACATCGAAAACCAACTGGAACGCGCTGCCGACGCACTACGCTTACCAGACTGGGATAAAAAAATTAAACTGCTATCGGGTGGTGAACGTCGTCGTGTGGCAATCTGTCGTTTGTTACTTGAAAAACCAGACATGCTACTACTTGATGAACCCACCAACCATTTGGATGCAGAATCTGTGGCTTGGTTAGAACGCTTCCTCCATGATTATGAAGGCACTGTTGTGGCGATTACCCATGATAGATATTTCCTGGATAACGTCGCCGGTTGGATCTTAGAGCTTGATCGTGGTGAAGGCATTCCATGGGAAGGTAACTATTCCTCATGGTTAGAGCAAAAAAATGCCCGCCTAGCGCAAGAATCATCAAAAGAAAGTGCCCGTAAAAAATCGATTGAGAAAGAATTGGAATGGGTACGTTCAAATCCAAAAGGCCGTCAGGCGAAAAGTAAAGCCCGTATGGCCCGTTTTGAAGAACTGAACCAACCAGATTATCAACGTCGTAACGAAACCAACGAACTGTACATCCCACCGGGCGAGCGTTTAGGCGACAAAGTCATTGAAGTTAAAAACTTATGTAAAGCCTATGATGGCCGGGTATTAATCGATGACTTATCATTCTCGATGCCAAAAGGCGCGATCGTCGGGATTATCGGTCCCAATGGTGCCGGTAAATCAACCTTATTCAAAATGCTAGATGGCAGCGAATCACCAGACTCAGGGTCGATCTCTCTGGGTGAAAGCGTGAAACTGGCCAGTGTTGATCAGTTCCGCGATCACATGAATGGCGATAACACGGTTTGGCAAGAATTATCCGGCGGTCTGGATACGATCAAGATCGGTAACTTTGAAATGTCATCACGCGCTTATTGCAGCCGTTTTAACTTCAAAGGCACCGATCAGCAAAAACGTGTCGGTCAGCTTTCGGGCGGTGAGCGTGGTCGTTTACATTTAGCTAAATTGCTACAGGTTGGTGGTAACGTATTACTGCTGGATGAGCCAACTAATGACTTGGATATCGAGACATTACGAGCACTTGAAGAAGCCATTCTCGAGTTCCCAGGTTGTGCCATGGTTATTTCCCATGACCGTTGGTTCCTCGATCGTATCGCTACCCATATTTTAGATTACCGTGATGAAGGTCAAGTGAACTTCTACGAAGGTAACTACACAGATTACGAAGCATGGTTGAAGAAAACTCTCGGGCCAGAGGCGATGCAACCACACCGTATCAAGTACAAACGCATTAGCTAA